A stretch of bacterium DNA encodes these proteins:
- a CDS encoding lipoyl synthase, translated as MKKQIPVWVKKRVSFNESYKNTLSLINNLSINTVCVSAVCPNIYECFCKNYASFMILGNKCTRNCKFCGVDHTFPENCEIDTDEPFKILEAVKTLGMKYVVITSPTRDDLPDKGASQFAIVTKTLKEGIPSVKVEVLIPDFQGDKKYLEIVAKSQPDIISHNIETIERLYSPIRPTSNFNTSISILKEISNLGFIAKSGFMLGLGEKEDEIIELMHQIKDTECNYLIIGQYLKPSKVAFKVEEYIHPDTFKKYEIIGKQIGFKNVFAGTFYRSSYLAEKLVINH; from the coding sequence ATGAAAAAACAGATACCTGTATGGGTAAAAAAACGTGTATCTTTTAATGAAAGTTATAAAAATACGTTATCTCTTATAAATAATCTTTCAATCAATACTGTTTGTGTTAGTGCTGTCTGTCCAAACATATACGAATGTTTCTGTAAAAATTATGCCTCCTTTATGATACTTGGCAACAAATGTACAAGAAACTGTAAATTCTGTGGAGTTGACCATACCTTTCCAGAAAATTGTGAAATAGATACAGACGAGCCATTCAAAATTTTAGAAGCAGTAAAAACCTTAGGGATGAAGTATGTGGTTATAACCTCACCAACAAGAGACGACCTGCCAGATAAAGGAGCATCACAATTTGCTATTGTTACAAAAACCTTAAAAGAAGGTATTCCTTCTGTAAAAGTTGAGGTGCTTATACCTGATTTTCAAGGAGATAAGAAATATCTTGAAATAGTTGCTAAATCTCAACCAGACATAATATCCCATAATATAGAAACTATTGAACGACTGTATAGTCCTATAAGACCAACTTCAAATTTCAACACATCTATCTCTATCCTAAAAGAAATTTCAAACCTTGGATTTATAGCAAAATCAGGGTTTATGCTCGGATTAGGAGAAAAAGAAGATGAAATAATAGAACTTATGCACCAAATCAAGGATACAGAATGCAATTACCTTATTATTGGACAGTATCTTAAACCTTCTAAAGTAGCTTTTAAGGTAGAAGAATATATACACCCTGATACTTTCAAAAAATACGAAATAATAGGTAAACAGATAGGATTTAAAAATGTTTTCGCAGGTACTTTTTATAGGAGTTCATACCTTGCTGAAAAACTTGTCATAAACCACTAA